Proteins encoded within one genomic window of Prochlorococcus marinus str. MIT 9515:
- the tmk gene encoding dTMP kinase, giving the protein MKGKFIVIEGIDGCGKTTQIDEISRWLPTSGLMGKNSKLIKTREPGGSLLGKKLRNLILDNNKNNKPSSLAELLLYSADRAEHVSKIISPALKKEDWVISDRFSDSTLAYQGYGRHINLEIIKNIESIVCQGEYPDLTIFLEISAEESILRRKNFVPDRMESEGINFLQKVNEGFKLIAKEKKWKVISATQNITAISNEIKETLLKTFRN; this is encoded by the coding sequence ATGAAAGGTAAATTTATTGTTATTGAAGGAATAGATGGTTGTGGGAAAACAACCCAAATTGATGAGATTTCAAGATGGCTACCTACTAGTGGTCTAATGGGAAAGAATTCAAAATTAATAAAAACTAGGGAACCTGGGGGAAGCTTATTAGGTAAAAAACTTAGAAATTTAATACTTGACAACAATAAAAATAATAAGCCTTCATCACTTGCTGAGTTGTTACTTTATTCTGCAGATAGAGCAGAACATGTTTCTAAAATAATTTCTCCTGCATTAAAAAAAGAGGACTGGGTAATTAGCGATAGATTTTCTGACTCTACACTTGCTTATCAAGGCTATGGGAGACATATCAATCTAGAAATAATAAAAAATATCGAATCAATTGTTTGTCAAGGAGAATATCCAGACCTTACTATTTTTCTGGAAATTTCAGCAGAGGAGAGTATTTTACGAAGAAAAAATTTTGTCCCTGACAGAATGGAATCCGAAGGTATCAATTTTTTACAAAAAGTCAATGAAGGATTCAAGTTGATCGCTAAAGAAAAAAAGTGGAAAGTAATATCTGCGACCCAAAATATTACTGCTATTTCTAATGAAATTAAAGAAACGTTACTAAAAACTTTTCGTAACTAA
- a CDS encoding glycosyltransferase family 61 protein, with product MYSKIKNKLRFNRVTRIIRFKNRISANEACTYWLKNNKNKFTYEDNNINSFNLDITPIDQKPIPLYFLWANPVISRARFIYSFNNVVVSPYESHIYFYDIDKSTSDLGTKFDNDKLSLFDFYKKNELFAAKELKGNVLHLGISSNPSNFYHWIHEIYARILRIKKKYDLNKFDFVIMPKLNNKFQKEALELLEFDTSKILSSEKFYKCTGNLVTANIDIIASGLDLRNFFANNHELKSNKLKKYFLDRDSNSGIQKRELINFDRFKSKYKDAGFEFVKPEQLSFKEQLKIFLSAKSLVGVSGSAFCLVSLMNEGSKVVEIFSKSFVDPAISNICAASNLKYGFYIEDSYRPKIENNWVRDLNSKINADLIDHEKIIKFFI from the coding sequence ATGTATTCAAAAATAAAAAACAAACTTAGGTTTAATAGAGTTACAAGAATAATCAGGTTTAAAAATAGGATATCTGCTAATGAAGCATGTACCTATTGGCTGAAAAATAATAAAAACAAATTCACATATGAAGATAATAATATTAATTCCTTTAATTTGGATATCACACCAATAGATCAAAAACCTATTCCCTTGTATTTCCTCTGGGCAAACCCTGTAATATCAAGAGCAAGGTTTATCTATTCTTTCAACAATGTAGTAGTTTCACCTTATGAATCTCATATCTATTTTTATGATATTGATAAATCGACATCAGATCTTGGAACTAAATTTGATAATGACAAATTATCCTTATTTGATTTTTATAAAAAGAATGAACTCTTCGCAGCTAAAGAGCTAAAAGGGAATGTTTTACATTTAGGTATTTCATCAAATCCTTCAAATTTTTATCATTGGATACATGAAATATATGCAAGGATATTAAGAATTAAAAAAAAATATGATCTTAACAAATTTGATTTTGTGATTATGCCTAAATTAAATAATAAATTTCAGAAGGAAGCTTTAGAGTTATTAGAATTTGATACAAGTAAAATTTTAAGTAGTGAAAAATTTTATAAATGTACTGGTAATTTAGTAACTGCCAATATAGATATTATTGCTTCAGGGTTAGATCTAAGAAACTTTTTTGCTAACAATCATGAACTAAAGAGCAATAAACTTAAAAAATATTTTTTAGATAGAGACTCTAATAGCGGAATACAAAAAAGAGAACTTATAAATTTTGATAGATTTAAATCTAAATATAAAGATGCAGGATTCGAATTTGTAAAACCTGAACAATTGTCTTTTAAAGAACAACTGAAAATATTTCTTTCTGCTAAATCTCTTGTTGGTGTAAGCGGATCTGCTTTCTGTCTTGTTTCATTAATGAATGAAGGTTCAAAAGTTGTAGAGATATTCTCCAAAAGTTTCGTTGATCCTGCTATTTCTAACATATGTGCAGCATCTAATTTAAAATATGGATTTTATATTGAAGATTCATATAGACCTAAAATTGAAAATAATTGGGTTAGAGATCTAAATTCAAAAATAAATGCGGATTTAATTGATCATGAAAAAATTATTAAATTCTTTATTTAG
- a CDS encoding ATP-binding cassette domain-containing protein produces the protein MTIGTMVPFISFVSNPNKILEIEFLRRISDFFNFQQTDQLFIFISFSFLIIILFSGLIKIFCIKKINDFGGTLNIELGKKLYKEILYQDYEYHLNTNSSQLISTQIQQLESSLAVISESLLLGLSVLNILGITISLFIIDSKIIICIFTFSLLFYVIASKSTKKYVDVYGKIIFETRKNIIRIVQESLGFIRQIILDDSHSFFIQEYDKNNIQNTLANTNSNTISQIPRYLMESLILSGLVISIIFIYLSGIDFYNYLTKGGAFILGLQKLLPLFQKTFRSVFFIRQEKLSVNSVVQLLKETKKHKHNSRDKLVNNFEIKNKIRFENISFSYKENTVLENINLVIKRGEVIGIVGKTGTGKSTFIDILLGLIKPNSGYIYIDEKKMDPNLFRRFRLSVSSVPQDYFLLDRTIEENIVFGKSKSKIDYKLLNKVVKISMLQDLVNSLSYGLQTFVGENGIRLSGGQKQRLAIARALYKKHSLLILDEATSSVDSETEKSILDNIITDNPEITVLMIAHRLQTLKNCDYILEIKNKKLIKYQNIKEYKYKYDSN, from the coding sequence ATGACAATAGGAACAATGGTTCCTTTCATATCTTTTGTCAGCAATCCAAATAAGATATTAGAAATAGAGTTCTTAAGAAGAATTTCAGATTTTTTTAATTTTCAACAAACTGATCAATTATTTATATTTATATCTTTTTCATTTTTAATAATAATATTATTTTCTGGATTAATAAAGATTTTTTGTATAAAAAAAATAAATGATTTTGGGGGCACTCTTAATATTGAATTAGGCAAAAAATTATATAAAGAAATTTTATATCAAGACTATGAATATCATTTAAATACAAATTCTAGTCAATTAATTAGTACACAGATACAGCAGCTTGAGTCCTCTTTAGCTGTTATTTCTGAGAGCTTATTACTAGGTCTTTCAGTTCTTAATATTTTAGGTATTACTATCTCTTTATTTATTATTGATTCTAAAATTATAATTTGTATTTTTACTTTTTCATTATTATTCTATGTGATTGCATCTAAATCGACAAAAAAATATGTTGATGTCTATGGGAAAATAATATTTGAAACTAGGAAAAATATTATAAGAATAGTTCAGGAATCATTAGGTTTTATAAGACAAATCATTTTAGATGATTCGCATAGTTTTTTTATTCAAGAATATGATAAAAATAATATTCAAAATACCTTAGCCAACACAAACTCTAATACTATTTCTCAAATCCCGAGATACTTAATGGAGTCATTAATATTGTCTGGGCTTGTAATATCGATCATATTTATTTATTTATCTGGAATTGATTTTTATAACTACCTTACAAAAGGCGGGGCATTCATATTAGGATTGCAAAAATTATTGCCTCTTTTTCAAAAAACATTTCGATCTGTATTCTTTATAAGGCAAGAAAAATTAAGTGTAAATTCAGTAGTTCAACTATTGAAGGAGACCAAAAAGCACAAACACAATTCAAGAGATAAATTAGTAAATAATTTCGAAATAAAAAATAAAATTAGATTTGAAAATATTAGTTTTTCTTATAAAGAAAATACAGTACTAGAAAATATAAACTTAGTTATCAAGAGAGGAGAAGTAATTGGTATTGTTGGTAAAACTGGAACTGGGAAGTCCACTTTTATAGATATACTTTTAGGCTTAATAAAACCCAATTCTGGTTATATCTATATAGATGAAAAAAAAATGGACCCTAATCTATTTCGTCGATTTAGATTATCAGTATCCAGTGTCCCTCAAGATTATTTTTTATTAGATAGAACTATTGAAGAAAATATAGTTTTTGGGAAATCTAAATCTAAAATTGACTACAAACTACTAAATAAAGTAGTGAAAATTTCAATGTTACAAGATCTTGTAAATTCTCTTAGTTATGGGCTTCAGACCTTTGTCGGAGAGAATGGCATTAGGTTAAGTGGAGGCCAAAAGCAACGATTAGCAATAGCAAGAGCACTTTATAAGAAACATTCTCTGTTAATACTTGATGAAGCGACAAGTTCTGTAGATTCGGAAACTGAAAAAAGCATCCTTGATAATATAATTACTGATAATCCAGAGATAACTGTTTTAATGATTGCCCATAGATTACAAACATTGAAAAATTGCGATTATATACTTGAAATAAAAAATAAAAAATTAATTAAGTACCAAAATATAAAAGAATACAAATATAAATATGACTCCAATTAA
- a CDS encoding response regulator transcription factor, whose translation MKISILLIEDDRDMRELVAGHLEHSGFDVQKAEDGIKGQALALQYSPDLILLDLMLPSVDGLTLCQRLRRDERTSNIPILMITALGGLKDKVTGFNSGADDYITKPFDLEELHVRIKALLRRTNRAQLNSTNQQEILNYGPLTLVPERFEAIWFESPVRLTHLEFELLHCLLQRHGQTVSPALILKEVWGYEPDDDIETIRVHVRHLRTKLEPDPRKPTYIKTVYGAGYCLELPDEAKVDVASQKFTESRNSSLINTVIE comes from the coding sequence ATGAAAATTTCAATCCTTTTGATAGAAGACGATCGTGATATGCGTGAATTAGTAGCTGGACATCTCGAGCATTCCGGTTTTGATGTGCAAAAAGCTGAAGATGGTATAAAAGGTCAAGCTTTAGCACTACAGTATTCACCTGACCTAATTCTTTTGGATCTAATGTTACCCAGTGTTGATGGCTTAACACTATGTCAAAGGTTAAGGAGGGATGAGAGAACATCAAATATTCCGATCTTAATGATTACAGCCTTGGGCGGGCTAAAAGATAAAGTAACTGGATTTAATTCAGGTGCTGATGATTACATAACAAAACCATTTGATCTTGAAGAATTACATGTCCGCATCAAAGCATTATTAAGAAGAACTAATAGAGCTCAATTGAATTCAACAAATCAACAAGAAATTTTAAATTACGGTCCTCTTACTCTTGTCCCAGAAAGATTTGAGGCTATTTGGTTTGAATCACCTGTAAGACTTACGCATTTAGAATTTGAACTGCTACATTGCTTGTTACAAAGGCATGGTCAAACAGTTTCACCGGCACTTATTTTAAAAGAAGTCTGGGGTTATGAGCCAGATGATGATATAGAGACAATTCGGGTTCATGTAAGACACTTAAGAACAAAATTAGAACCTGATCCTCGCAAGCCAACATATATTAAAACTGTTTACGGAGCAGGATATTGCCTTGAATTACCTGATGAAGCAAAAGTTGACGTTGCAAGTCAAAAATTTACAGAATCTAGAAATTCAAGTTTAATTAATACAGTGATTGAGTAA
- a CDS encoding DUF7326 family protein: protein MKKKSITYADLSKKQLHHLKEHYIQKKVNSMSHKELTEFVLEIISHQINNTIGKEEEMEAWQEMSDFYGDQFEIIILEIQQKYINNESIQNIEEDTQERRLELLEKNNLDKAKQDMWDD from the coding sequence ATGAAAAAGAAATCTATTACATATGCTGATTTATCAAAAAAACAGCTTCATCATCTAAAAGAACACTATATTCAAAAAAAAGTTAACAGCATGAGTCATAAAGAATTAACGGAATTTGTTTTAGAAATTATTAGCCATCAAATAAATAACACAATAGGTAAAGAGGAGGAAATGGAAGCTTGGCAGGAAATGTCTGATTTTTATGGAGATCAATTTGAGATTATCATTCTTGAAATTCAACAAAAATATATCAATAACGAGAGTATTCAAAATATTGAAGAAGATACACAAGAGCGAAGATTAGAATTGCTTGAGAAAAATAATCTTGACAAGGCAAAACAAGATATGTGGGATGACTAA
- a CDS encoding DNA polymerase III subunit delta': MINLENDNLLINKEVNQILENILQTKVFSNGYIFYGPEGIGKKQTAIEFIKEIFIQDSSNSNIQEKIIDNNHPDFLLIEPTYVFKGNLINSSEADSSKNKKATIRIEQIRNIKNFLAQKSIESGKKIVLIIDADLLNEAASNCLLKTLEEPTNGLFILLTSRLSSLLGTIISRCQLIRFKSFSYKQLEIFIKNNTDDSILNNEEKVNLEDLIYSANGSPGKILKNIKMWNELPNEIKDNLSFPLMNNLEILKVSKIIAEELVLDQQIFLVNLMQKKCWETAKNKKIIKTLEKLKIHLMNFTQPRLAWEVSLLKIANEDL; this comes from the coding sequence ATGATTAATCTTGAAAATGATAATCTTTTGATTAATAAAGAAGTCAATCAAATTTTAGAAAATATACTTCAAACAAAAGTATTTTCTAACGGTTATATTTTTTATGGCCCTGAAGGTATTGGAAAAAAACAAACAGCTATTGAATTTATTAAAGAAATTTTTATTCAAGATTCTTCTAATTCAAATATTCAAGAAAAAATTATAGATAATAACCATCCAGATTTTTTATTAATAGAGCCAACATATGTTTTCAAGGGTAATCTTATAAATAGTTCAGAAGCCGATTCTTCAAAAAACAAAAAAGCAACAATAAGAATTGAGCAAATAAGGAATATAAAAAATTTTTTGGCTCAAAAATCTATTGAATCAGGAAAAAAGATTGTCTTAATTATTGATGCAGACCTTTTAAATGAAGCTGCATCCAATTGCCTTTTAAAAACACTTGAAGAGCCCACTAATGGTCTGTTTATTCTTTTAACATCAAGATTAAGTTCACTTTTAGGTACTATTATCTCAAGATGTCAACTCATTAGATTTAAATCTTTTTCATACAAACAACTTGAGATTTTTATAAAAAATAATACAGATGATTCAATATTAAACAATGAAGAAAAAGTGAATTTAGAAGATTTAATTTATTCAGCGAATGGCTCTCCAGGGAAAATACTGAAAAATATAAAAATGTGGAACGAATTACCTAACGAGATAAAAGATAATTTAAGCTTCCCATTGATGAATAATCTAGAAATACTAAAAGTTTCAAAAATAATTGCTGAGGAACTAGTGTTAGATCAACAGATATTCTTAGTAAACCTTATGCAAAAAAAATGTTGGGAAACAGCTAAAAATAAAAAGATAATTAAAACATTAGAAAAATTGAAAATTCATCTCATGAATTTTACCCAACCAAGGCTAGCTTGGGAAGTGAGCTTATTAAAAATAGCTAATGAAGATTTATAA
- a CDS encoding heavy metal translocating P-type ATPase, translating to MKSIQLNINGMKCGGCVNTVENILKNSDGIENVSVNLLTESAYIEVNKTFQNIDQVLENLNQSGFPSKIYINDFSKKVNKVQLEKKKKWVNQWKKLTFALLLLLLSGLGHLAEGGYLNLPILGNLFFHALLATTALLFPGREILIKGFKSFLRNRPDMDSLVALGVTSAYITSLLSLIFPSTGFPCFFNEPVMLLGFILIGRFLEERAKYHTGSSIGELLDLQPEMANIYLEENKVKSVRVHSLKPGDEIQLLAGDRVPADCTVIEGNSSLDVSHITGESKPINVRPGEHLLNGSLNLNSTLRLKVIKVGDDTSLAKLVNLIESVQFNKPPIQRIADQIAGKFTYFVLFIATSSFFFWWKGAKQIWPDLLIHDHHGLIDASNHTLHNSLGSNAENFLSLAIQLSIAVLVIACPCALGLATPTVITVASGKAAKKGILFKGGDKIEMASKINHIIFDKTGTLTKGEPFIINYINSDDNLYLLKVSASLESQSRHPIAKALVKEANKQNLSLLPIKSIHTESGRGISGDLESIDGVINIGSIEWLISKGVIIDSESQKMLETQENKSHSVIGVSINNELLGFILLGDLLREDSISSVQKLRKDNYKINILSGDRKETVVELAKKIGSPEDEIKWDLLPEMKLKIIENLKENYKVAMIGDGINDAPALAASNLGIAVGSGTQIAKANADVVLMGDHLSGLPYALSLAKRTIRKIKQNIFWAFGYNLIAIPLAAGILFPKYGILLTPSIAALLMATSSITVVINALSLE from the coding sequence ATGAAGAGTATTCAATTAAATATAAACGGCATGAAATGTGGGGGATGTGTTAACACGGTAGAAAATATATTGAAAAATTCCGATGGAATCGAAAATGTCTCTGTAAACTTACTAACTGAGAGCGCCTATATAGAAGTTAATAAAACTTTTCAAAATATTGATCAGGTTTTAGAAAACCTTAATCAAAGCGGATTCCCTTCAAAGATATACATTAATGACTTTTCAAAAAAAGTAAATAAAGTTCAATTAGAAAAAAAAAAGAAGTGGGTTAATCAATGGAAAAAACTCACTTTTGCACTTTTACTTTTATTACTTTCAGGTCTAGGGCATTTAGCAGAGGGAGGCTATTTAAATTTACCAATATTAGGAAATTTGTTTTTTCATGCTCTACTCGCAACAACAGCTTTATTATTTCCTGGTAGGGAGATATTAATTAAAGGATTTAAATCATTTTTAAGAAATCGACCAGATATGGATTCTTTAGTAGCTCTTGGAGTAACTAGTGCCTATATAACAAGTCTTTTATCATTAATATTTCCATCAACTGGTTTTCCTTGTTTTTTTAATGAACCAGTAATGTTATTAGGATTTATCCTCATTGGACGTTTTTTAGAAGAAAGAGCCAAGTACCATACAGGTTCTTCAATTGGAGAATTGTTAGATCTACAACCAGAAATGGCAAATATTTATTTAGAAGAAAATAAAGTCAAATCAGTCAGAGTACATTCTTTAAAACCTGGAGATGAAATTCAATTGTTAGCTGGAGATAGAGTGCCTGCTGACTGTACTGTTATTGAAGGAAATTCATCTTTAGATGTTTCTCACATTACTGGGGAATCTAAACCTATAAACGTACGCCCTGGTGAGCATTTACTTAATGGATCGTTAAATCTAAATTCCACACTAAGACTAAAAGTCATAAAAGTCGGAGATGATACTTCTTTAGCAAAACTGGTTAATCTTATTGAATCAGTACAGTTTAATAAACCTCCTATTCAAAGAATTGCTGATCAAATTGCAGGTAAATTCACATACTTTGTACTCTTCATTGCAACATCAAGTTTCTTTTTTTGGTGGAAAGGAGCAAAACAAATTTGGCCGGATTTGTTAATACATGATCATCATGGATTGATAGATGCCTCCAACCATACATTACATAATTCTTTAGGAAGTAATGCTGAAAATTTTTTAAGTTTAGCCATACAACTTTCAATTGCAGTTTTAGTAATAGCATGCCCTTGCGCTTTAGGTCTTGCTACCCCCACTGTTATAACTGTTGCTTCAGGGAAAGCGGCAAAAAAAGGAATTTTATTTAAAGGAGGAGACAAAATAGAAATGGCCTCAAAAATTAATCATATTATTTTTGATAAAACAGGAACTTTAACAAAAGGAGAGCCTTTTATTATTAACTACATAAATAGTGATGATAATTTATATCTGTTAAAAGTATCTGCAAGTTTAGAAAGTCAAAGTAGACATCCCATAGCTAAAGCATTAGTCAAAGAAGCCAACAAACAAAATCTTAGTTTACTACCAATCAAAAGTATCCATACAGAATCGGGAAGAGGTATTTCAGGAGATCTTGAATCAATTGATGGAGTAATTAATATTGGAAGCATTGAATGGTTAATAAGCAAAGGAGTAATAATTGATAGTGAATCTCAAAAAATGCTCGAAACACAAGAAAATAAATCCCATTCAGTTATTGGTGTGAGTATTAATAATGAATTACTTGGATTTATTTTATTAGGTGATTTATTAAGAGAAGATTCGATAAGTTCTGTTCAAAAATTGAGAAAAGATAATTACAAAATTAATATTTTAAGCGGAGATAGAAAAGAAACTGTAGTTGAGTTGGCAAAAAAAATAGGTAGCCCAGAAGATGAAATAAAATGGGATCTTCTACCAGAAATGAAATTGAAAATTATTGAAAATCTAAAAGAAAATTATAAAGTAGCAATGATTGGAGATGGAATAAATGACGCACCAGCGTTAGCCGCATCAAATTTAGGAATAGCGGTTGGCTCAGGGACTCAAATTGCAAAAGCAAATGCAGATGTTGTTTTAATGGGAGATCATTTATCTGGATTACCTTATGCACTTAGTCTTGCAAAAAGAACAATTAGAAAAATCAAGCAAAATATATTTTGGGCTTTTGGCTACAACTTGATTGCTATTCCTTTAGCTGCTGGTATTCTTTTTCCTAAATATGGCATTCTTCTAACACCTTCTATCGCAGCATTATTAATGGCAACAAGTTCCATAACCGTTGTAATCAATGCTTTATCTTTAGAATAA
- a CDS encoding cation transporter, with protein sequence MSNNCCQNKTKDIKKIQKQHSNVLWIVLFINLIMFVIELVGGLNAKSLALNGDSLDMLGDSLVYGSSLFVIYKSKYAQARVALLKGFIMFGFGLIILIRGLYKLYIWSIPFTQTMQSLGILALAANLSCLFLLTKYRKDNLNLSSVWLCSRNDITANVSILISAWITNIYSSPVPDIMVGFLLTFVFIKSSLKVIKASQKELSLGMNQL encoded by the coding sequence ATGAGTAATAATTGTTGTCAAAATAAAACCAAAGATATAAAAAAAATTCAAAAACAACACTCTAATGTTTTATGGATTGTTCTTTTTATAAATCTTATAATGTTCGTTATCGAACTTGTGGGCGGGTTGAATGCAAAATCTTTAGCACTCAATGGGGATTCGCTTGATATGCTTGGTGATTCTCTAGTCTATGGAAGTAGCTTATTCGTAATTTATAAATCCAAATATGCGCAAGCAAGAGTGGCATTGCTAAAAGGTTTTATTATGTTTGGATTTGGATTGATAATTCTTATTAGAGGTTTATATAAATTATATATATGGTCAATACCCTTTACTCAAACAATGCAAAGTCTTGGAATTCTCGCTTTAGCAGCAAATTTATCTTGCTTATTTCTTTTGACGAAGTATAGAAAAGATAATCTAAATTTGTCTTCAGTTTGGTTGTGTTCAAGAAACGATATTACTGCAAACGTATCAATTCTGATTTCTGCATGGATAACAAATATCTATTCCTCTCCCGTACCAGATATTATGGTTGGTTTTCTACTGACATTCGTTTTTATCAAATCTTCTTTGAAAGTCATTAAAGCATCTCAAAAGGAATTATCTTTAGGTATGAATCAACTTTAA
- the rfbB gene encoding dTDP-glucose 4,6-dehydratase, giving the protein MIKNKYKIIVTGGAGFIGGTLIRKILQEKKDWVVYNLDQMGYASDLSWIKNSEDYKFRHFFLKIDLRNKEILENLVKEINPNLIIHLAAESHVDRSIDNPLKFIESNIIGTFNLLEASRAYWKKLSDNKKQLFRFIHISTDEVFGSLGLDGKFDENTKYSPRSPYSASKASSDHLAQSWYHTYGLPTIISNCSNNFGPYQFPEKLIPLSILKGIKGEKIPLYGNGLNVRDWLYVEDHVEALLLIAEKGEVGKSYCIGGFGERTNKEVQLQICKILDAVAPKEFPHESLIKNVTDRPGHDIRYAINSNLIKEKLGWTPKVTFEDGLKKTIYWYLNHSKWIHSMMQKSGYAGNRIGNKK; this is encoded by the coding sequence ATGATAAAAAACAAATATAAGATAATTGTTACGGGAGGAGCAGGCTTTATTGGAGGGACTTTAATAAGAAAGATATTGCAAGAAAAAAAAGACTGGGTTGTTTATAACTTGGATCAAATGGGCTATGCAAGTGACTTATCGTGGATAAAAAATTCAGAGGACTATAAATTTAGACATTTCTTCTTGAAAATTGATTTAAGGAACAAAGAAATATTAGAAAATTTAGTCAAAGAGATAAATCCTAATTTGATAATACATCTTGCAGCTGAAAGTCATGTTGATCGATCAATTGATAACCCATTAAAATTTATAGAGAGCAACATCATAGGAACTTTTAATTTACTTGAGGCCTCAAGAGCTTATTGGAAAAAATTAAGTGATAATAAAAAACAATTATTTAGATTTATTCACATAAGCACAGATGAAGTCTTCGGATCATTGGGATTAGATGGAAAATTTGATGAGAATACTAAATATTCTCCTCGAAGTCCATATTCTGCTAGTAAAGCCTCTAGTGATCATTTGGCACAAAGTTGGTACCATACATATGGTTTACCTACTATAATTTCGAATTGTAGTAACAACTTTGGGCCATATCAATTCCCAGAAAAACTTATCCCTTTAAGTATTTTAAAAGGAATTAAAGGGGAAAAAATACCTCTTTATGGAAATGGTTTAAATGTAAGAGATTGGTTATATGTAGAAGATCATGTAGAAGCTTTATTACTTATCGCTGAAAAGGGAGAAGTTGGAAAGAGTTACTGTATAGGGGGATTTGGTGAGAGAACTAATAAAGAAGTTCAACTTCAAATATGTAAAATTCTTGATGCGGTTGCTCCCAAAGAATTTCCTCATGAATCTCTTATTAAAAATGTTACAGACAGACCGGGGCATGATATTAGATACGCCATAAATTCAAATTTAATCAAAGAAAAGTTAGGTTGGACTCCTAAAGTAACTTTTGAAGATGGGTTAAAAAAAACTATTTATTGGTATCTGAATCACTCTAAGTGGATTCATTCAATGATGCAAAAATCAGGTTACGCAGGCAATAGAATTGGAAATAAGAAATAA
- a CDS encoding ABC transporter ATP-binding protein translates to MSELQDTFKNKVPKITFQNVSFSWPGKKEHIINNCSFSINKTGLWMIVGKNGSGKSTLLKLINGLLKPSNGVINNLANVGMVFQNPDHQILMPNCRSELLLNISKKLSRTDITKKIDFALNTVGLPGFEKRPIHTLSGGQKQRLTIACSLISDKNFVLLDEPTSLLDSSSQLKVLEIIKDLTNNKRNPFTALWITHRLEELSYSDAVAEMKNGNLSDWQKPLNFQYN, encoded by the coding sequence ATGAGCGAGCTGCAGGATACTTTTAAAAATAAAGTACCCAAAATAACTTTTCAGAATGTGAGTTTTTCATGGCCAGGAAAAAAAGAGCACATAATCAATAACTGTAGCTTCTCTATTAATAAAACAGGGTTATGGATGATTGTTGGTAAGAATGGGAGTGGTAAGAGTACCTTGCTAAAGTTAATTAATGGGCTTCTTAAACCAAGTAATGGAGTTATAAACAATTTAGCTAATGTTGGGATGGTTTTTCAAAATCCTGACCATCAAATTTTAATGCCAAATTGTAGGAGCGAACTTCTTCTCAATATAAGTAAAAAATTAAGTAGAACAGATATTACTAAAAAAATTGATTTTGCACTCAACACAGTTGGATTACCTGGATTTGAAAAAAGACCAATTCATACTTTAAGTGGTGGTCAAAAACAGCGATTGACAATTGCCTGTTCCTTGATAAGCGATAAGAATTTTGTTCTTTTGGACGAGCCCACATCGCTATTGGATAGTTCTAGTCAATTAAAAGTTTTAGAAATAATTAAAGATCTTACAAATAATAAAAGAAATCCTTTTACCGCTTTATGGATTACGCATCGTTTAGAGGAATTAAGTTACTCAGATGCGGTTGCAGAGATGAAGAATGGAAATTTATCAGATTGGCAAAAACCATTAAACTTTCAATATAATTAA